In Electrophorus electricus isolate fEleEle1 chromosome 18, fEleEle1.pri, whole genome shotgun sequence, one genomic interval encodes:
- the nppb gene encoding natriuretic peptides B — translation MHPFHIPSACFFLLLGFKITCAVPLQSAALTNEDMDVLKLLLHRLEESIPTKLQDQTWPQDDTLVPDLEKTALTEAQDRAQPQLNAKDYLSARDLRTVRHDSSAKRYSGCFSRRLDRIGSMSSLGCNTIGRHNSKRN, via the exons ATGCATCCCTTCCACATTCCCTCTGCTTGCTTTTTCTTGCTCTTAGGTTTTAAGATCACGTGCGCAGTCCCTCTACAAAGCGCGGCCTTGACCAATGAAGACATGGATGTCTTAAAG CTTCTGCTCCACCGACTTGAAGAGTCCATTCCGACAAAGTTACAAGATCAGACGTGGCCGCAAGACGACACACTGGTGCCAGACCTGGAGAAAACTGCCCTTACTGAAGCGCAGGACCGCGCACAGCCTCAGCTCAACGCGAAAGACTACCTCTCCGCCCGGGACCTGAGGACTGTTCGACACGACTCTAGCGCCAAGAGATACTCCGGGTGTTTCAGCCGCAGACTCGACAGGATCGGGTCAATGTCATCGCTGGGATGCAATACGATCGGACGCCACA attcaAAGAGGAATTGA
- the nppa gene encoding natriuretic peptides A has protein sequence MVKGLILAGLMLLLCHEVAVQAHVLSRQNSANTAGKLKSLLQQFEEALAAEDFEGGAEYDDRKMALGQSQDSPAWAREREEQTPLAEDVSSDEGLETQRKRLMDLLLSTRSKSFSGCFGGRLDRIGSSSSLGCNSMRG, from the exons ATGGTCAAAGGGCTTATTCTAGCAGGACTAATGCTCCTGCTCTGTCACGAGGTAGCAGTACAAGCTCATGTGCTGAGCAGACAGAACTCGGCCAACACTGCAGGCAAGCTCAAG AGCTTACTGCAGCAGTTCGAGGAAGCTTTGGCAGCCGAGGACTTTGAAGGAGGAGCAGAATATGACGACAGGAAAATGGCACTGGGCCAGAGCCAAGATTCTCCAGCCTGGGCAAGAGAGCGGGAGGAGCAGACCCCTTTGGCCGAGGATGTCAGCTCCGATGAGGGCCTCGAGACACAGAGGAAGCGCCTCATGGATCTCCTCCTGTCCACAAGAAGTAAGAGCTTCTCCGGCTGCTTTGGCGGAAGGCTGGATCGCATCGGGTCCTCCAGCAGCCTTGGTTGCAACTCTATGAGAGGCTGA